TTTCATGATCACCCATATTCCCATATTTATGGGTATTGGTCAATTACCTATTGTCGTTTCACCCCCGCTCCTCCTTTTTTCCCCTTTAAATCCTGCACTCGTACCCGCCCAATCTCCCAAGGCGTGATTTTCTTCGAAAAAATGGAGTTGAATAGGCAAGGCGCATTAACTAGTCGTAATTTATGCCATTAATCTTTGAGAAAGACGGCTTCAAGTTTTTCTTTTACAGCAATGAACATCTTACCAAGTAACCGAATGGATGCGTATTATGCCGATGGTTATGTATTCGTCTCAATGGAGACTGGTGTCGAGATCAAATTCCCGGTCGCTAAGAATCCCAGACTCAGGTCTGGCACTGCTGCTTAACTTAAATCATATTGAAGTCTCACCATACGGCCTACACGGGCCAGAGCTTGATGAAAATCTGTCATTCGAAGGCTTGATCATTGGTGATTTTGGTCAATTTACCAAAATTTGAAACCGCTAGAGGGCTAGCAGTTCTCTTGAGTCCTACCACGTGCGACTGATATGAGTCGTTCGACCACCTGCTCTTTTTCGGAGAAGATGATAACGATGATATGGACTCACTTTTAAGAGAAAGGAGGATGAGAGAGTATCCGAGGTTCTTTGCATTCATGGTGGAACAACGCTGGGCACTTTTACCAGACCAAACTCCCCCGATATGACAATTTTTGTCAGGGCAAATTGCTCTACGGTTAACTTTCTTACCTCATTCTACCCGATTTGGCATGGGCGAACACATTCCCTATAAAATCTACGTTAATCTACGTTAATCTGTGGTTAAAACCTTCTGCGTTTGTCTTCCTGAAGACTACATATATCTGTGGATAAAACTCTTTTTTTTCTGACCTTGCCCCCTTCAGACGGCGGGGGGGGGGGAATACAGGCCCCGCAAAAACAGATCAAGACTCCACGATGCTGTCGAATTCCCCATCGGCAAGTTGGGTTCTGACCTTTTGGCCCGGAGCAATTTGTTTGACGGAACGCAGCAATTTGCCGTCAGCATCTTTCACGAGGGCATAACCACGGGAAAGGGCATTCAGAGGACTGAGCAATTTGATTTTTTCTTGGAGGACGGCCCATTTCGATTGGCCGGCGAGCAATTTGCTCCGGGCATGGCGTGGCAGGAGATCTGTGGCCAGTGACAGGCGTGCACGCAATTTGCCGATGCGGGCCGCAGGACTCTGGACTTGTAACCGTTCATGCAAATTGCGCACGTGGTCCAGTCGGTCCCGGACGTCATCCTGCACGCGGGCCTCCAGTGTATTCATATGATCATCGACTTGTTGTTGATAAAGGCCAATGATCCGGGAAGGTTCCCGGAAAACATTATGTTCGCGCAAGGCTTTGACCCGTAGTTTAAAGACTCCCCATAAACTCGCGACCTCACGGTCAAGGCGTGCCCGCAGATGGCCGATACTCACAAATAATTCAGCAGCATTTGGGACGACCATTTCCGCCGCCGCACTAGGAGTCGGGGCGCGCAAGTCCGATACAAAATCGCAGATGGTAAAATCCACCTCATGCCCCACAGCCGAAACAGTAGGAATCGCAGATGCCGCGACAGCCCGGGCCACAATCTCCTCGTTAAAAGCCCAAAGGTCTTCCAGGCTGCCCCCACCCCGGGCGATGATGATGATATCGACATTGCCGAGCCTGTTAAACTCTTCCACCGCCGCCGCTATCTCTTCAGCCGCCCCCACACCTTGGACCTTGACTGGATTCACGATAATATGTTGCCCCGGATAACGACGGCGGGTGACATGAATAAAATCCTGCAAAACCGCGCCCGTCGGCGAGGTCACTAGACCTATGGTCTGGGGAAAAGAAGGGATCGGACGTTTTCTTTCGTGTGCAAAAAACCCTTCGGCCTGGAGTTTACGTTTAAGCTCCTCGAATCTCTGTTGTAATGCTCCAATGCCCGACTCCTCGAGCCTGCGCACAATCAACTGGTATTGACCCCTCACCTCATAAACGCTGAGTTCCCCATGCAAACGTACTTGCATCCCGTCTTTCGGGCGGAAGGAGAGCTTCGATGCTGCGCCGCGGAACATCACCGCAGCAATTTGCGCGGAGGCGTCCTTTAGGGTAAAGTAGAGGTGTCCGGAAGTCTGGGATTTGAAATTTGATATCTCCCCTTCCACCCAGACGTCGCCGAGTTGTTTTTCCAACAAAGCCTTGATCTGGCGTGTAAGCTCGGCCACAGAGAGGGCTTTATTCACGGACATGATCGGAGGGGTTCCTATGGTCAAAGTTGAAAAGTTTTGGCAAATGCGTCGGCGACATCGGATTTTGGTTCTTGGTGTGGGACCGATATCCGTTCAATACACGTGGCTTTCCCGCTTTGATCCTCGATATCAATCAATACCCCATGAAGCTTCAGATCACCGGCGGCCACGGGAAAACGCTGGGGCATATTCGTGACAAACCTTTTAATGACTGGCTCCACCTCGCGCCCGAGGCTTCCATTATGAGGCCCGGTCATCCCGACATCACAGAGGAATGCCGTGCCATTAGGGAAAATCTGCTCGTCGGCGGTCTGTACATGTGTATGGGTGCCCACCACGGCGGAGACCAAACCGTCGAGATAACGGCCCAAGGCAATTTTTTCTGAAGTGGTCTCGGCGTGAATATCAACAAAGATGCATTTAGTCTCCAAGCGCATCTTCATGGCCTCACTCCTGCCGATCACAAAAGGGTTTTCAATGGCCTGTGACATAAAAGTACGCCCTTGTAAATTCATCACCCCGAGGGTTCTTCCCCCTTTTTCGAGGATTGTCACCCCTTTACCATTGACTCCTGCGGGATAATTATGGGGCCGGAGGACATTTTTTTCCGAGTCGAGGAAAGGAATAATATCCCGCTGATCCCAGACATGGTCTCCACTGGTAAAACAATCCACCCCCGCTGCCAACATTTCCTTAAGCTTGGGCATTTCCATACCCCCACCCTTATTGGCACTATTCTCCCCATTGGCCACGACAAAATCAATCGAGTGTTTTTTGATCAAACCCGGCAAAAGAGATTTGACCGTTAAACGCCCGGGCTCCCCGACAATATCACCTATGAATAACAAACGCATATAACGGTGAACCTATCTGAAATCCCTGACAAACCAAAACCATTTTATGAAAAAAACTCGCCTAACGATGTGTATTAACCACAAACTTTACCCAGAATCCGGAATGAGAGGTTCCCAAAAGTCACGATTCCAACAGTCTTTCCTGTTGTGTTACGGACAAAAGCCATCGGTTGGCGGGAACGGCCCAGTTTCTGGAGGACGCTGTCAGCACTCTCGTGTTCCTCCACAAAAAGAGGTCGATGAATGTAATCTTTTAATGATTTATGGTGGCTCCCATAGGGATCGTAAAGGATATCGTAAATCGAGACGATGCCGATAATTTCACCGTCATCCCCCACCACAGGCAGGCGGGAGATATTATGGTGGATCGAACGGTTGACAAATTCTGTCGGGGTAATAAAGGGGTTAGTCGTCACGGTGGATGCGATCGGGATCATTACCTCACTGGCTTTCACATTTTGGAAATCAAACACCCCCCCGATCATCCGTTTTTCCTCAGGGCTGATATCCGAGACCGAGACATTATCCCTTGCCATCAGCCGGATCTCGTCGCGGGCGACAAAAAGGGATCGTTTGGGTTGTTCCTCATGGAAAAAGCGCATGACCAGGCCTGTAAGGATTTTGATCAACCAGACAAACGGATACAAGGCATAGGTAATCCAAAGCATGGGACGCGCGAGCCAGAGACTGCCTTGCAGAGCGTAATCCCGGAAAATACTTTTTGGCAGCATTTTTACGAGGACAATGAATAAACATACGTACAGGCCCAAACTCACGAATATCCACCCCATCTCCATATTCCTCTGGAATATCCACTCGGCAAAGAATAATGCCGCGCCTACCTGCATCAGCGTATTGAGCATAAAAATCACCGAGAGTTGTTTCTCTGGATGCTCGATAATGCCATTTAAAATCAAAGCCGCAGCCTGCTTACGCCGGACACGGTCACGGAGCCGTAAGCGGTCCAAGGACATAATCCCCGTTTCCATCCCCGTACAGAGGAATGTCA
The Verrucomicrobiota bacterium DNA segment above includes these coding regions:
- the xseA gene encoding exodeoxyribonuclease VII large subunit gives rise to the protein MSVNKALSVAELTRQIKALLEKQLGDVWVEGEISNFKSQTSGHLYFTLKDASAQIAAVMFRGAASKLSFRPKDGMQVRLHGELSVYEVRGQYQLIVRRLEESGIGALQQRFEELKRKLQAEGFFAHERKRPIPSFPQTIGLVTSPTGAVLQDFIHVTRRRYPGQHIIVNPVKVQGVGAAEEIAAAVEEFNRLGNVDIIIIARGGGSLEDLWAFNEEIVARAVAASAIPTVSAVGHEVDFTICDFVSDLRAPTPSAAAEMVVPNAAELFVSIGHLRARLDREVASLWGVFKLRVKALREHNVFREPSRIIGLYQQQVDDHMNTLEARVQDDVRDRLDHVRNLHERLQVQSPAARIGKLRARLSLATDLLPRHARSKLLAGQSKWAVLQEKIKLLSPLNALSRGYALVKDADGKLLRSVKQIAPGQKVRTQLADGEFDSIVES
- a CDS encoding TIGR00282 family metallophosphoesterase; amino-acid sequence: MRLLFIGDIVGEPGRLTVKSLLPGLIKKHSIDFVVANGENSANKGGGMEMPKLKEMLAAGVDCFTSGDHVWDQRDIIPFLDSEKNVLRPHNYPAGVNGKGVTILEKGGRTLGVMNLQGRTFMSQAIENPFVIGRSEAMKMRLETKCIFVDIHAETTSEKIALGRYLDGLVSAVVGTHTHVQTADEQIFPNGTAFLCDVGMTGPHNGSLGREVEPVIKRFVTNMPQRFPVAAGDLKLHGVLIDIEDQSGKATCIERISVPHQEPKSDVADAFAKTFQL
- a CDS encoding CNNM domain-containing protein, with amino-acid sequence MGLDLLVYCGLCWLMTFLCTGMETGIMSLDRLRLRDRVRRKQAAALILNGIIEHPEKQLSVIFMLNTLMQVGAALFFAEWIFQRNMEMGWIFVSLGLYVCLFIVLVKMLPKSIFRDYALQGSLWLARPMLWITYALYPFVWLIKILTGLVMRFFHEEQPKRSLFVARDEIRLMARDNVSVSDISPEEKRMIGGVFDFQNVKASEVMIPIASTVTTNPFITPTEFVNRSIHHNISRLPVVGDDGEIIGIVSIYDILYDPYGSHHKSLKDYIHRPLFVEEHESADSVLQKLGRSRQPMAFVRNTTGKTVGIVTFGNLSFRILGKVCG